GCCCAGTTAAACAAGTTCGCGGCCCCTGGCCAGTCTTGCGGTGGGGGTAGGAGGCGGGGGTCTGTGACAGGACGGGTGGGATTCATTACCAGGCTAGGAGTGCAAGGCCCTGGGGCCGGGTTCAGCTTGCTGGGCTCCTGTCTTGTCTCAGCCCCCAGCACTTGCTCTGTCGCCGCAGAGCACAGGCCCAGGCAACGTTTATCCAACTGAACCCGCATCCCTGTGGGAACCTTGCTCCAACAAAATCCCATCGTTGTCTCCTTCCATATGGAACGAAAATCTTCTGTACCTCTGCCCAGCTCCGCACCCCCGCCCCCTTAGAGATACGGCCTGGTCGGGTCCTGGTCCCCCACTCGGCGGCGCTTCCCCTTTTCCCAGACTGAGGGTGGTGAAAAGCAGGAGGCGGAAGAAATCAGGGGAGGAAAAGTCGGGAGGGAGGGGAGCCGGGAGGCAGGAGAGGGGGAAAATAAAGAGCCTGAGACAGAAACGAGAGGAAAAGACCATCACAGAAAGCCGGAAATCTCCGGAGAGGCCAGCGAAAGAGACACCCGCGCTCCCCACTGATTCCATCATTCCTTCCGAAGGCGCCTCTGCCGTGTCTCCGCCGTGCCAGGCCCTGGGGTTCCCAGGACGCGGAGGAGTGCTGGGTGCGGCTGCCTTGCCTCCCCGCCCCTGGCCGCCCCTCCCCACCTCTTCCAAGGGGGCCGGAACGGCGTCGGCGCGCGGGGGCTTTTCGGAGCAGTCGAGTGGAAAATAGACTTTAACCCGCTTTGTGGCGGCCGGGGCGCCCGGAGCGCTCTCCAAACCACGGCTCCTGGCGCTCAGGCGGGCCGCTGCCAAGACCCGGCCTGGAGTCCCCTCAGAGTTGCGTGGCGCGTGGACCCAGTGGCCTTGGGATGTCAGGAGGCCCAGCCTGGATATGCGCGCCTGAGCGGCGCTCAGGCCGCTAGGATGGACCCCGGCAGCGGCGAGGAAGCGGAACTCTCTGAGGCTCCCTCTCCACAGTGCTCTGGCAAGGTCCAGGTCCCAGCCTCCCCACCGCTGCCCGCGCCCTCCTAGGCCTCGGAGCACCGCCTTTCTGCGGCCTGGAAGGTCGGGGTGGGAAAGTTTGCGGAGTTCCGGCTCTCACGGCCAGTCGTGAGAACTGCCCCCAAGGAATTCGTCCGCAACACGGAAAAACTGGCCGGAGCAGAGTCGTCCGCGGTTCCGCGGTTGCAGGTGGAAGGTGAAGGTCGAGGGAGGTCAGGCTGCCTCTGCGTGTCCTGACGGCCGGCGTGTTCTCTTGGGATGGGCTGCGGCTACTTGGACAGCTTCAATTTAAGCCACAGTGTCTCCGAGGCCCTGGCCTGGTCCGGCCCGCCGACACTTGAGCCCCCCGAGCCTCAGAGAAGGCGAGGAGGTGGATCGCCCAGTGCCAAGGCCTGCCGTCCTGGTCCGAGCCGGTCGCGGCGCCGTGGTTGGGCACAGGAGCTGCTTCCAGCCCCGCGAACAGCTGGAGGGTTGCAGTGGGACCGCTTCGGCGGCTTCTTCCGCGCAGTGCCCCGTCTGGCCCCTTGTGAAGGCAGTGAGCGTCCCCTTTCCAGAGCTGTCCCCCGTGACATCCAGAAAACGCGAAACCTCAGGAACAAGGCCGCAGCTTCAGACCGCGGCCCAGGAGGCCGATAGTGGGTGAGTGGGAGAGTCCCGGAGAGCAGGGGAGCAAAAAGCTGGTTTTCGGGAAAACCAATATGTTGGACCCCAAACATCCACCCTCCTCTCGGATCCAAGTTCTCTGAGAACTGAACCGATATCCTAGGACAAATGGGAGAGTTAGGCTGAGCTACACACCGGGGAGGCGGGGATTGGAGTTTACCCTAAGACCCTTCGGACACCTTCTTCGGCTCCCGCGTGGGTTGAGACGGCGGCAGCGGCCACCAGACTCAGCTAAAGGGCGGAGTCGCGAGGAGAAGCCAGTGGCGAGGGGAGGAGGAGGCCTGGATCTCCCCGCGAAGGCTCCAGTCCGGCTTTTGCCTCCGACTGCGGGCTCCCTCCCCACCCGCAGTCcctcgccccgccccgccccgcccccccaccTTGGGGCAGGTGAGCGGCGGCCAATGGGCGAGCGCGGGGCAGGTGCCCGCTAACTGGCGCCTCGCAGCGCTGGGCTGCTGGGGCCGGGCAGGGCAGTGCGGGGACACCGGGGGCTGGGGTCGGTCCCAGCGGGACTCCGAAAGGAGGGAGCCGGGCTCAGCCCTCGGGCCTTACCGGCAGCTCGCAGCCTCGCACGGAGCCCGCGCCTGTGCGGGCGCCTGGAGCTGCCCGCTCCGCCGCAGCTGCCGCCGCGCCTGGCTGTACGCTGTGGCCGGACCCCGCGCTCGCTCGCTCACACACCCCTCGCCGCTCCGCGCATCGCTCGCCCGCGGGGGCCGAGCGCAAGCGGGCGGGCGTGGGAGGTGAGGGGTGCGGGCGGGTGTGCATGTGCCTGGCTGGGTGCACACCCCGCACGGCGGCGGCGCCAGGACGCGGAGCGCTCCCCAGAGCCCGGCTGCCTCGCACAGCTCCCGCGGCTGCGACCATGTTCCAGCCCGCGGCCAAGCGCGGCTTTACCATAGAGTCCTTGGTGGCCAAGGACGGCGGCACCGGCGGGGGCACTGGCGGCGGGGGCGCGGGCTCCCATCTCCTGGCGGCGGCCGCCTCTGAGGAACCGCTCCGGCCCACGGCGCTCAACTACCCTCACCCCAGCGCGGCCGAGGCGGCCTTCGTGAGTGGCTTCCCTGCCGCGGCCGCCGCGGGCGCGGGCCGCTCGCTCTACGGTGGGCCAGAGCTCGTGTTCCCCGAGGCCATGAACCACCCCGCGCTGACCGTGCATCCGGCGCACCAGCTGGGCGCCTCCCCGCTGCAGCCCCCGCACTCCTTCTTCGGCGCCCAGCACCGGGACCCTCTCCATTTCTACCCCTGGGTCCTGCGGAACCGCTTCTTCGGCCACCGCTTCCAGGGTGAGTGCCCACGCTGTGCCCGCCGAGGCGGCCGGCCGGCGCCCGCGCTGCGGCGATGCGGGGGAGGCTCGGGGGCGCGCGGGGCCGTTCAGAAGTTACTGCCGGGAAGGCTGCAGGTCCGCGGAGGTAGATTCCCAAGCAGGGAACAGCAGTGCAGGCTCTACCCGCGCCTCTGCCGCGTTGGTCTCCCTCCCAGGAAAGCAGGTGGAGACCTCCAGGCTTTTCTAGAAAATATACCAGTTCGGACGCAAGCCCAGGCGCGTTGTTGGAGCCTCTACTGGCCCTCGCCACGGCCTGCCCAATTCTCTCTCCCGGCTGAGCCAGTCTTAGCCCAGAGTACAACTGCTCCCGCTTTCCCTCCACCCGGCTTGACCTGGCACCACGCATCGCTCGCACgtccaccaccacctcccagacTTCAGCCTTCGCTGGCGCGTCAGGGCCGGGGAAAGTCCATCCGCGTGCTCCAGTTCTGTGGGAAGCAAGGGCAGCGGGGAGGGCGAGTCGTAGAGTTAATGTTCAGCGTGGAGGGCCCGGCTGTCTTGGGATATTTCTCAGCAACCTTGGCCCGACTTTTCGAAGTCACACGTGCCTCTCCTACCCAAGGTGGGGAAGGTTTGCAGTAAGCAAACTGGCTTGCGCCGTTGCTCGTCGCCTTTGGGAGGGAGCCTACCCGGCTGCTGGAGTACCGAGTACAGTTTTccggggcagggggcgggggcaGAGGGCTTTTAAGGTCGTAGCCCGTCCGAACCCCGGAGTTTGCACCCAGCAATCGGCTTGCTAATAAAGATCCTCCACTggccttacacacacacacacacacacacacacacacacacagagagagacacgtTTCAATTATTTGTCTTTCCCGGAGAAAAGAGAGTTGCATTTGTTGGAGTTCGTTTTCTTCCTTGAAATTTGttggagtttttcttttctttttttttttctttttctaaattttattttaaagagtggCCTTGATTTGTACAGTCATCACTTtagtttacagttttattttgttaGTGTAGACCAGACCGCAGCCTTGTGAGAAGGGTCTATGGCTCAGAGCTAGGTAACCCGGCTTTTAGAGAAACAAATGAAAGGGACATGGCTGGAGCTTCGGCTCCGGGAACTAATGCGACGGTCAGTAGTCTAGGTCTACAGTCAATTAGATGTTTGGCACAGTTATttagataataaaatgaaaattatctctTGACACTGACTTTCACAGAAAACCGCTTTCCCGGGTCCCCATTTGTCAGGCAATTTTTTCAGTCCCACCTGGCCAATAGATCCTGACTTGGCAGATCCCACAAAACCAGAGAATGTAATTACTAGAATAAGAATTGTTGTGGGCAGCCTTGTCTCCTCTTTGAAGATTTCAAAGACTTGCCCAAATCCAAAtccgaaaaaaacaaaaatgcctacAATGTCATCTGCCTTGGGCAAGAGTTTCtgccacttaaaaataaatgtttaccgATAACATGAGAATGTCTTCAAAATTGAGCAATCTACCCTGGTCCTCCGTGGGCTCGATCCGAAGCCTGGGTCTCAAAACCTGGCGCCCAAGGGCCGAGTTGTAGTTGGGGCGGTGTGTGAGCCCACCGGCGGGCCGCCGCGGCCGAGGGGCTGGCGGGTTGGAGGCTGGTGGAGGGTTAGGGGTTCGGAGGAGAGGGCGGGGCCGCTCCTAAGTCCTGTGGCCTCCAGGAGTTCAGCTTGTCCGGAGGCGGCATCTTGAGCCGCACCCTCGGCTTCGAATCCAGCCCCTGACGCCCTCCACACCGCGGTTCCCGCCTCCGGGCGCCGAGGGCCGGGGGCGCCTCGAGAAAAATCCAGCTCCATCTCTGAGCGTCTCCAGCCAGGCGAGGCGAGGCGGATAAATCCTTCGCAAAACCCTCTTGGAAATTGCCGCGGCTTCCTGAGCCATCAGTCCCAGCGGGTACGTTATCGAGTTGCACAAACAGTTGAATTTTTCTCTCAAGAACCGAGTCTGGACGCGGAGATGGAGCCAAGTGTGGCTGCATTTTCGGACCCGGAAATCCGTTGGGTACTGAAGCACTTTTCGAACCCTGAAGCGCTGTGGCTTCGCGGTCCA
This region of Rhinopithecus roxellana isolate Shanxi Qingling chromosome 17, ASM756505v1, whole genome shotgun sequence genomic DNA includes:
- the EMX1 gene encoding homeobox protein EMX1, with the translated sequence MCLAGCTPRTAAAPGRGALPRARLPRTAPAAATMFQPAAKRGFTIESLVAKDGGTGGGTGGGGAGSHLLAAAASEEPLRPTALNYPHPSAAEAAFVSGFPAAAAAGAGRSLYGGPELVFPEAMNHPALTVHPAHQLGASPLQPPHSFFGAQHRDPLHFYPWVLRNRFFGHRFQASDVPQDGLLLHGPFARKPKRIRTAFSPSQLLRLERAFEKNHYVVGAERKQLAGSLSLSETQVKVWFQNRRTKYKRQKLEEEGPESEQKKKGSHHINRWRIATKQANGEDIDVTSND